GCAAGCCCGAGCCACTGAAGCTCTTCACCCCCCGGCTGGTCAAAGTGTGGGTGTCGGGCTGGTGGGGGgtgtgggcagggagaggaacCTGGGCCTCCTGACACTGGCTCTCTCCTCAGCCTGGAGTTTGGGAGGAAGCAGGGAAGCAGCAAGGAGGAGCAGGAGCGAAGGAGGCTGATCCACAAGCACAAGCGTGAATTTAAAGGGGCTGTGCGGGAGATCCGCAGGGACAACCAGTTTCTGGCCCGGATGCAGCTCTCCGAGACCCTGGAGCGgtgagtgggggctgggggtctgGGCTGGGGCCGGGTGCACTGGCCTGCGTGGATGCCAGCTGCTGGTGGGTCACGCAGGTAAAAATGCCAAGGTGAATGTAAAAAtgggattctttctcctttttttaagggATGCGGAAAGAAAGCGAAAAGTTAAACAGCTTTTTAATAGTCTGGCCACACAGGAAGGTGAATGGAAGgctctgaaaaggaaaaagttcaaaaaataaatagtgtCCCAATGAGGCACTGAACGGAATAAAGGCTGTCTTCTCCTGCGTCCAGGTCCTGCCCCGTCACATGCAGAGGCGCCTCCGGACAATCGGAAGGTCTGTCCGGGTAACATCCAGTGAGGCAGGTGTCTGGAGGCCCGGCCCTCCCCAGGCTGGTGGGTGGCGGAGGCCAACGTCTCAGGCTTGAGGCCCACTGACCGGCCCTGAATGGTGGCACCGGTGCCTGAGGCCATGCGCTGGCCACAGCAGTGACCAGAGAGATTAAGGGGTGGCCAGAATGGATGTGGGAACCTGAGCGACAGGGTGACCTGGGGAGAATGGGgagtgtgatcttggacaagttgaCGGGTGTTAGAACTCAGGGTGCAGAGCATGGGGTCAGAGTGTCCCCGCGGGCCTGTGGGTCTCGCCTGCCTAGCGCAGTCTCGGGTTCCTGGATGAGTTGCAGGGACACCCGGTGGGCTTCCCCTAGGGCCAGCGGTTCCCCCTTGGGGACACCGCTCCACATGTGTAGGTCCAGTAACCCCACACAGGGAGGAGGCCTGGCCTGCTATTCCTGCACGGCCTGTGCTGTCCCCCAGCCGTTGCTACTGCGACTTTAATTCACCGAGTCCTTCCATCCGGGACTCTGCCCGAGACCCAGTCGGGTGCGGAGACCTCGCTCTAAAGTCCCGCGGAGATCACAGGACAGCAACTCAGGAACACTTTCAGTCTGCCGTGCGGCCAAGCTCTGAGGCGTGTGGGGCGTGCGGGAGAATGGACGGGAGCGGGCGCGTCCTCCGGGGAAGGGGCGCCCGGTTTGGTGGGAGCGGACTCCCGGCCTCTACGAGACGGACTGCGACGGGGACCGGGTTCGGAATACGGCGCCGGGCTGCACGCACATGGCTGTGGGGGCCCAGCCGCGTCTCCCAACGCTCCTGTCACCCTGCGGGCAGGGCCGGGGCCAGGCCGGCCGCTGCCGCTCTCGAGGGTCTTTCGCCCCCACCGCCCTGTCCGGGGCCCGGGGACACAGGTGTGTGCGGTCGCAGCCCCAGGCCGGCACGTCAGGGACCCAGACAGCAGCCCCGTAACACTCGGCCCCGAGGGCGCAGCTGCCCCGCCACATCCGCCCCACGACCAGAGCGAGCCGGCCGGAAGAGGAAGCAGCCCGGCGTTCCCACTTCCGGGGCGGGGGGAGTGGTTAGTGCGCGCCACGCCCCCTACAGCGGGCCCGGCGGTCTATTCGGCATTCGTCCATCTATCGGTGTCTCCGTGTTCGTCCGTCCGCCCCGAGCGCGCGGCCACGGCAAGTGCAGGGCGGGGCTGCTCCCGCGTCCAGTGCGCTCCCCGCTGTCCCGCCCGGGAGACaagccggggtggggtggggtcccgGGTGCGGGCGAGGTCTGGGGTCCGGGCGGGCGGGGGCCCGGGGCCGCCCTCcttccgggcctcagtttccccgccCGCTCCGCTCGAGGACGGGGGTGGCTGTGTGGGGTCGGATGGTGCCCAGGGCCGCGATGCCCTCATCCGGCCCCTGGCGACGGTTGGCATCCGCGGCTGCGGTTTCTCTGCGCAACTCCTCACCCTGAGTTTCCCGCCTGCCGGGATCGGGGGAGGGCGCCCGTGAGCGGGGCGGTCAGGCGCTGTCTTTAGGGTTCTTGGTGGCTGTTGGCTGGCCGGGCGCCTGGCAGGAGCTGGGGGACTCAGTCTACCCCCGTGTAGGGCTGGGGTACCCAGAGGCGGGCGCATGCAGACCTGCCACCCTCTCAGCCAGGCGGGATCATGGGCTGGGGAGCCGGAGGGAGCTGCACCCCGCGCCCACCCATCCGCCCGCAGACGGCGCAGGAGACGCGCGTGATCACCGTGGTGTTCCTCGGCCTCCTGCTGGACCTTCTGGCCTTcactctgctgctgcccctgctgccaGGGCTGCTGGAGAGCCACGGCCGCGCCCACGTAAGACTCCTCCTCGTCCATATTTAGAGGCGCCCCGACTCCCCCCACCACAGCTGCCCGCGCCCCGCACCCTCGTCACAGTCCCGTGTCCCCCAGGACCCCCTCTATGGCATGTGGCAGCGGGGTGTGGACTGGTTTGCCGCTGCGATCAGGATGCCGGCAGAGAAGCGGTACAACAGCGTCCTCTTCGGAGGTAGGCCCACCAGCTCCGCGCTGGGGCCCCTGCAACCCTCTCCGGATGTGTGTCTCTGCCCAGCCTCCAATTCATCCCAGCCCTTGTCCCCACCTTCCTGCTTCTGGCTACTGGCCGCCAGTATCCAAGCGCAATGTCTGCGGGTGGTCAGGGCACCTCAGCTGGAGGCCCATGGTGTGGGAGTGCAGGCTCACCCCACAGGACCAGACCCTTGGGGAACAAAACCTCTGTCTCTTCCAGGTCTCATTGGCTCGGTCTTTTCCTTCCTGCAGTTCCTCTTGGCTCCACTCACGGGGGCGATCTCGGACTGTCTGGGGAGGCGCCTGGTGATGCTGCTGTCCCTGGTACGGGGGTACCCGAGGCGTGGGAATGTGCAGCTTCTTCTCGCCTGCCCGGCAGGCCTCTAGGGAGAAAGGGGGTTGGCCCCTCACTGCCCCCCTGAGTGTGGTGCTTGAGGGAGTGGTAGTCCCATGGCCCAGCCAGGCTTTCCCAGAGCTGCTCCTGCCACCTATGGGGACCTTGGGAACACAAGTGGCCCTTGGATGTTCTAGAATGGGGCAGGGCCCCAAGGATGTGACCTAGGTTTGTCGGCCCAACTCTGGGCCCCTCGTGGCCTCAGGTGACCATACCCGCCCTGTGGGCTCCACCCTGAGGCAGGTAGGTCTGGCCACCTCATACGCAGTGTGGGCTGCCTCGAGGAGTTTCGCGGCCTTCCTGGCCTCCAGGGTGATTGGGGGCATCAGCAAGGGGAACGTCAGCCTCTCCACGGCCATCATAGCTGACCTGGGCTCACCTTCCGCCCGCAGCCGAGGCATGGTGCGTGCAGGTGACAGGGGATGAGCGGCTGGGGATTCCTGGGGTCTTCGTGCCTGGCTCAGGCGGCCTTCTCTTCAGGCAGTCATCGGGGTGGCCTTCTCACTGGGCTTCACCctgggccccatgctgggtgccTCCCTGCCCACGGAGACAGTACCCTGGCTGGCCCTGCTCTTCGCTGCCTCCAACCTgctgttcattttctgttttctgccagAGACTCTGCCCCCAGAGAAGCGGGTAAGGGCGGACCCAGAAAGACTACTGAGAggtcccagggctgggggctcAGTTTGGGTGTGCGGGGAGACCAGGGGAGGCTGAGCTGTCTTCTGGTGCCGCTGCCCCTAAGGCCCATCAGGGGGACTGGAGGCCAGGGCAGATTCaggtcctgcccctccccagccgccTGGCCTCcagtcctgcccccaccccaggcaccctccaTCACCCCTGGGTTCCGAGCTGCTGCAGATCTGCTCAGCCCCCTGGCCCTGCTCCGTTTCTCGGCCGTGGCCCAAGGCCAGGACCCACCAGCTGGAGACAGTAAGGAGCCACCTAACTACCCTCACCCTCCGCCCCTGTACTGAGTGAGGGTGGGACAGGTCCCTTCCTCCATCAGCCCAGACCTGCCCCCAGCTATCgtcagcccctccccactgcttgccaGGACTTGAGAGCCTCCGCCGCCTGGGCCTGGTGTACTTCCTCTACCTCTTCCTGTTCTCCGGCCTGGAGTACACGCTCAGCTTCCTTGCCCACCAGCGCTTCCAGTTCAGCAGGTAGGGGTGCTGGGTCCCCGATGGACCTGACCTGGGAGCATCCTGCCATCTCCCTGGCCTGACGCCCCAGCTGCAGGTCTGCTCCCACCCTGGCCCTGAGGACCGTGTTGAACCGGTTGTCACCCTGGCTCCCTGGCTTGGCCAGCGAAGCAGGGGTGCTCAGCCAGCTGCAGGGCCCGGGTGCTCACCGCTCCcttgcctccagcctccagcaggGAAAGATGTTTTTCTTCATCGGCCTCACCATGGCCGCCGTGCAGGGTGCCTACGCACGGAGGATCAGCCCTGGTGGGGAGATTGCAGCTGTGAAGCGGGTACGGGGCTCCCCAggaagcctggggtggggagcaCTGCTGTGGCCTAAGCCCTGCTGGAAACAGCAGGGGTGGGTCCTGATCACTGTGCCCACCGCCAGGCCATCTTGCTGCTCGTGCCGGCCTTCCTCCTCATCGGCTGGGGGCTCACGCTGCCCATGCTGGGCTTGGGGCTGCTGCTGTACTCCTTCGGTGAGTGGGCCTTCCCTGGGCTGGGGCTCTAGGTCACAGCCCCCCTGTTGTCTCCCTGGCTGACCTCAACCTTCCTGGTGTCTCCCGTCAGCTGCCGCGGTCGTGGTGCCCTGCCTGTCCTCTGTGGTTGCCAACTATGGTGAGAAGCCTTTCCGTCACCAGAGACCCCCAGCTAGGAGGAGGCCTGTGGGCACCTGATGGCCTCCTCCCCGTCTCCCCCGCAGGCTCATCTGGGCAGAAAGGCACAATCATGGGTACCCTAAGGAGCCTGGGCGCCCTGGCCAGGGCAGTGGGACCTATGGTGGCTGCCTCAGGTAAGCGCACAGGGCCAGGGCCACACTGCTACCATCCTGGG
The DNA window shown above is from Neovison vison isolate M4711 chromosome 11, ASM_NN_V1, whole genome shotgun sequence and carries:
- the MFSD10 gene encoding major facilitator superfamily domain-containing protein 10 isoform X2, translating into MGWGAGGSCTPRPPIRPQTAQETRVITVVFLGLLLDLLAFTLLLPLLPGLLESHGRAHDPLYGMWQRGVDWFAAAIRMPAEKRYNSVLFGGLIGSVFSFLQFLLAPLTGAISDCLGRRLVMLLSLAVIGVAFSLGFTLGPMLGASLPTETVPWLALLFAASNLLFIFCFLPETLPPEKRAPSITPGFRAAADLLSPLALLRFSAVAQGQDPPAGDRLESLRRLGLVYFLYLFLFSGLEYTLSFLAHQRFQFSSLQQGKMFFFIGLTMAAVQGAYARRISPGGEIAAVKRAILLLVPAFLLIGWGLTLPMLGLGLLLYSFAAAVVVPCLSSVVANYGSSGQKGTIMGTLRSLGALARAVGPMVAASVYWLAGAQVCFTVCSGLFLLPFLLLWNLRPPAHALKAE
- the MFSD10 gene encoding major facilitator superfamily domain-containing protein 10 isoform X1, with the protein product MGWGAGGSCTPRPPIRPQTAQETRVITVVFLGLLLDLLAFTLLLPLLPGLLESHGRAHDPLYGMWQRGVDWFAAAIRMPAEKRYNSVLFGGLIGSVFSFLQFLLAPLTGAISDCLGRRLVMLLSLVGLATSYAVWAASRSFAAFLASRVIGGISKGNVSLSTAIIADLGSPSARSRGMAVIGVAFSLGFTLGPMLGASLPTETVPWLALLFAASNLLFIFCFLPETLPPEKRAPSITPGFRAAADLLSPLALLRFSAVAQGQDPPAGDRLESLRRLGLVYFLYLFLFSGLEYTLSFLAHQRFQFSSLQQGKMFFFIGLTMAAVQGAYARRISPGGEIAAVKRAILLLVPAFLLIGWGLTLPMLGLGLLLYSFAAAVVVPCLSSVVANYGSSGQKGTIMGTLRSLGALARAVGPMVAASVYWLAGAQVCFTVCSGLFLLPFLLLWNLRPPAHALKAE
- the MFSD10 gene encoding major facilitator superfamily domain-containing protein 10 isoform X3, with product MGWGAGGSCTPRPPIRPQTAQETRVITVVFLGLLLDLLAFTLLLPLLPGLLESHGRAHDPLYGMWQRGVDWFAAAIRMPAEKRYNSVLFGVPLGSTHGGDLGLSGEAPGDAAVPGSHRGGLLTGLHPGPHAGCLPAHGDSTLAGPALRCLQPAVHFLFSARDSAPREAAAWPPVLPPPQAPSITPGFRAAADLLSPLALLRFSAVAQGQDPPAGDRLESLRRLGLVYFLYLFLFSGLEYTLSFLAHQRFQFSSLQQGKMFFFIGLTMAAVQGAYARRISPGGEIAAVKRAILLLVPAFLLIGWGLTLPMLGLGLLLYSFAAAVVVPCLSSVVANYGSSGQKGTIMGTLRSLGALARAVGPMVAASVYWLAGAQVCFTVCSGLFLLPFLLLWNLRPPAHALKAE